The Anopheles gambiae chromosome 2, idAnoGambNW_F1_1, whole genome shotgun sequence genomic sequence AACACTAGACCGAACTAATAAAGAGCATTCTGGCCACAGCCTATGAATATGAGGGAAGATAAAGAAcaactactgctactgctacgtGCGTAACTGGACCGGTTCGCTGGCTGGTTCGGTCCGATGACTATGGCTACTACATGTTCCTATATACCATAGGGTGTTTAACGGCATAACGAAAGTACAAAATATTGAGACACATAAGAGGATGAAGAATCGAATTGAAAGTGGATTGATGATTATGTGACTTGAAGCGTATTACAAAATTGAACCCTAGCTTTGTCAAAGCACAAGTTACCATTATTACtgtttttttcaccgtttAAACTATTTGTCCAACGCCATATAGTTTACTATAACAATAGTGAACTGAAATGTCCAAACATCGCATCTCTTAGGGACACTGTTTCCTGCCTACCTGTGAATTGTTTCACATTATGATTACATGTTCAGCTGGCACCTTAATAAACCGTGTTCCTTAAGTATCTGACTATTTTTTACATCGTTTTACAGTAACAGTATTGTAAATACATGTCTCAGTGGAAAAGATAAACAGGATCTAAATGTACTTCGAGGACGATCTAATTCCTACCCATCTAACTGGTTGGTTGATACCAACTATCTCTTGTACATTtcaatgagttttttttttacaattactTATGCAACTTTAACATACCACGGCCCGTGAAAATGACTACCATTACCCTTATGTAAATGCGTGTGTCTGTCAATGGTCTTTGAATGGTCGTTTGAATTTGTAGAGAGTAATGAAAAAGCCTCCGACTGAATAATAGTGAAcattgtgtaaaaaaaatacaaacacacatattgaATAAAAGTGAAACTAATAACTAAAACTCCACCACAAATTTCTACACTAGCAGGCAAGCGATTTATGTAGCGAAAATGATAGTACGCATGTGTTGcaaaacatacacatatactGAATGCAAGCAAAGGCACACGAAGCGATAACTGGCATTATGAGAGAAGGATTCCGAAAACATTAATCCAGCTCCACCGGAGTTGGGAGATTTTGAGCGGGAAACGGGGATTTGCGAAGAAAATAGCAAGCATTCCTTTACGCACCTTGCAGTATGATCTCTTGGCCGTCCGCAGTTATCAGGTGCGGCGTATCGCCACTGGCAGCCAGCGCCATCAAGCTCTGCGGATCGAGTATGATATGCTGCCCGTCCTGTGTGTTGAACACGAAGCCTTCCTGCGCACCGTCGCTTCCCACGGCACCGGTTGCGTTGGCGATGGCAGTAGTGCCACCTTCGCCGGTTCCATCACCCCCCATCTCTGCTCCATTGCTACCGCCCACGGTAGGGATGATCACTTCCGCATGGTTGATAATCTCTTCCGTCAATGTTCCCGCcgcctgttgctgctgctgctgtccttgatgctgctgctgctgggagggatgttgctggtgctgctcggGCAGCGCTACCAGCTGATTCGAAGCGTCCAGGTAGAGCAGCTCGTTGTTCACTGGCACGAGACTCTCGTCGCGCACCGAGCACAGGTAAAACAGGTGCGGTGGCCCACCAAAGTTCTCGGCAGGTACGGCGATCAGCTGAGATGATTCTTGCTCCCCGGTTGCTGTGGTCCCGCTGCCACTGCCaccggtactgctgctgctggcctcCGTCACGGATCCTCCACCAACGACGGCTAGTTCACTCGAGCCGAGGATTACTTCCGCTGCACCAGCTCCGCTACTGGACGGTGAACCCTCCAACAGAATAGCCGCACCGCCGGCGGGGGCGACATGCGTCGACGCAGGAAGCTCTCCCGCCTCCCCCGAGGAAACCTTTTGCTGCTCGAGCATCTCTTCGTCCTCCTCCATGTCCACCGCGCTTGGATCCGTCGATGCAGTGCGTCCAACCGTAGTGGATGATTCCTGCACGGACGAATCGGCAGCTGCCGCAATCACCACATTGCTACCGGAGGAAGCAACCTCGGGCAATGATGTTGGTCGGGCGCTACTACTGTTGCTATCGGGTGCCACAGCGTGATctgaaccaccaccacccgtcgTCTTGATGATCTTTGTGGAAATTGGGACGGGCTTCTTCCTCGAaatgtgttgttgctgctgttgttgctgctgctgctgctgctgctgctgctgctgttgttgcagctgctgttgctttccGTACAACTGCCGCATCCCACTCTTGGTCAGCATTTTGCCCTTGCCCTGCCGCTCCTCGATGTAACCGAGGCGGCTAAATTCTTTCAGCTTTTGCGGCGTAAGTCTGAGCACGCGGTGACTTTTCTTGCCGGTGATCGTTTCGCTGCCAGAGGAAGAAGACACCGAAGACGAAGCACCGTCGCCGGACACGCGACGGTCGTGCGCTTTCGAACCGACCGCTTTCGAACCCTCAGCGCTGCCCGCCTTGGACGAAGCCGTAGAAGTGGATGCAGCGTGCGGTAGCGGCTTCTTCGTTATAATGATCTTTGGTGGTACTAACTGCGGGGCGGCTGCCGACGAAGCGGACGATGGTGGAGAGGATACGCTTGGCGCTGGCGTGGAGCTGGCGACACGGCAGCTGGAAGAAAGTGTTATTGCGCTCGTCACCGTTACCGACGATTTAGTGGAGCTGGGGAATTTCGACGCGACGCTTACGCTCGCTGTCGATGTGGTTAGTACGGTACCCTTGCTCGTTATCACAATTTGCTCGGTGGAAGCTTTGCCTCCCTTTACCATCGCCACCGTCGTTTGCCGTTTATCTTTTGAGGTGGCCGCTACCAGCGGCGGCTTGGCGGCCCCACCTCCAGCACCGTTGACACTCTTCATGACCGTAATGGCGCCAGCGGGAGCGGGAATGGAGGATGTTCCATCTACCAACAGCTCACCTTCATCCATTACGATTGGCATACTGTTGATGTCAAGCTTTTCAACTTCCGCCGACACTGGGGAAGATTCTTTCGATGCCATCTCCTCGCCAACGGTCAACACTTCGTtacgcttcttcttctctggaaTGGATGGAGGGTCTTCCTCGGGCGGCAAAACCACCTTGACGGTGGTAATTTCTTTTTCAATTCCACCTGTCGTCATTGGTGGTTCCACAACAGCCGCCACTTTCTTCGACTGCGGTAGGTTCGTCGCTTCTGCTGTGGTCAGCATCATCGATTGAAGATGTCGTTTCCGAGGGTTAATGCTTTTCGCAGTGCTactattgttgttgctgctgctgctgctagtgttgTTTGGTGTCGGTTGTCCGGCACACTCTACAGAGACTGATACCGCTTGAGTGCTGGAGCTAGCAGTCGTATCTGCTTCTTTTGCTGGTTCTTCAGCCACAACCTTTGCTTTTGATGAAACATCTTCGTCCACGGCCGAACTGgaactggtgctgctgctgctcacggGAAGCGGCGCTTTTACCACGACCGGTAGATTTATCAACGCTTCCGCTACCTGCAGATCTGTCGGTGTAGCTTTCGATGTCAGAAGCGTGGTGGCGGCTGCTTCTTGCTGTGTAGCTACGCTTTCCtcgtgattttttttcaaatgtttgGCCAACGCACCATCGGTAGCTTCCTGCTTTTCAACAGCAGATAAATCATTCGAATTATCGGTAGCTTCTGCCGTATCCATCGCTACACTCGTTTTTATTTCGCTAGAAACGTCTCGTTTTGTTACTTTTGCAACTTCAGCGCTACTTTTGTCGCTATCGTCCGTGTTGGCGGGTGTGGCCTCATCCAATTCTGGCCCTTCCTTACGAAGCCTTTTTGCTTTGCGCGACACTGACGAGGGTTCGCGAGCCTCCGACACTGACTGTGTGGATACAGATTTCTCGCCCGCCGGCTTTTCATGCACATCCGTCACGGCTTTACTATACTTGCCGCGACGGCGTGTTGCTGCAGGCACGGTCGGCTGATCACCGTTACCGCTGCTATCAGGAAGTAGCACTTCGTCCGATTTCCGTTTTTTCTTGGCagattggtgctgctgcttctgctgcagctCCTTGTCCTCGGGTAGAACTTCGTCTGTCATCGCAGACGATGTAATGGATGGGTTCTGGTCATCTTCCCGATTCTTGGATTCGTCCTTACCCTTTACGGTTTCGGTTTCCTCTTCAGAAGCTTCTtgttgctgtggctgctgttcCATTTCAGTTTTGTCTTTCGCCACATCACCAGCAGAAGAGCTCGAATCACCATTATTGTTCGCCGCCTCTGCTGGAACGGATCCCTCCGAAGGAACTACCTCTTCGCCGACGGGAGCGTCGTCGCGTTTTGGtgacgaagacgaagaagcGGTGACCGTCTTGTTACGAGTCTTGAAGATTCGCTTGCCACGTTCCTTCGGCGGAAGGGTACGATTACAGTCGATCTTATCGGACACGGCCGTCATTACGTCGCTTAAATCTTCCGGCAGTTTCGGTATATTCGTTTCACCCAGCAGCGAATCAATTTCCTGGCTCAACTGTGCATCCCGATCAACTTCCGACGGTTCCGGCTCTACGGTAGTGGATTTTTCTCGGGCCGCCGCCGCTTGATCTCGTTTGCGATCAAATCGTGCCGTCATTAGGGATGTTTGTGACGCTGGTGATACCTTTTCCTGCTGGTGAACGTCTTCGTCGTCATTGAAATCAAAACAGGAGGTCTCCTGCTGCTGGACGTCCGTTTTCTTTGCCGAATCGTCAATATGAGATTTCCGTTCCTCCTGCGCAGCGTTTGTGTCCGTACTGACCGAGGGTGTAGTGTGGTCTGCCGGCACGGGCGCACTTGCAGCCGTGATTTCATCGCCACTTAACGACTTGCTGGAACCACGGGTAGCACGGTTCAGTATGAGCTGTTTCGCACTAATCGGACGTTCGGCTGCCGGTGCTGTCGGAGG encodes the following:
- the LOC4577204 gene encoding mucin-12 isoform X1, whose protein sequence is MEEELSDGDIVWVKVSNSWWPGEVMGSSRLTEEFLSSLRKKPLAVVKFFQEDSYEYVKNPNFIFKYNCPRKHEFLRKGLEQYRAKMKHMEKFPADVMHAERATGGDPDIVNSTDYLPQKKERHSGAFQDGRSPTGKGKGLKEKPNTPAKLNTPPFSFGSGRKTIHEVRILAQPSSTPSDGEAGVSLPTDKMSPAVGAHSVQSSPSQVYHCYKCNNYSANRQNLIMLHIKHCRATYAIGSGGGGGAGGSVGTVSSANTSTPTAPARKASSEKMDESAEEVDPEPDIKPDRARRSLPVADKPLETPIRNVDVPAAVKSEPPSSEKRTRGGRKTTPTVQAPKQKKGRQNKPDQSSSVLDEGKQASAKVSEHEDTRASANVDVTVEDEKEENLHQNRGKGSGSVSHEESPTLHAVKNKTDVKLKNELLADWSEDEQEDDEGDKLAGGVENEEEKNPTKESRKDTPPKDVSPVRTTKASTRKQQKDTKQETKQQSLASKKTAKPEAKNETVAMAKKDAESVAVKETEKDPESPPESSTVVAATAPPVTAATAGGVTAAVVSTSSASSAAPIVSPHATIKYRNIPKKQKREFIEVTNDDVSMVQEKYAVPSREGSTASSSSTTGSNESCAGPSQSIVPPTAPAAERPISAKQLILNRATRGSSKSLSGDEITAASAPVPADHTTPSVSTDTNAAQEERKSHIDDSAKKTDVQQQETSCFDFNDDEDVHQQEKVSPASQTSLMTARFDRKRDQAAAAREKSTTVEPEPSEVDRDAQLSQEIDSLLGETNIPKLPEDLSDVMTAVSDKIDCNRTLPPKERGKRIFKTRNKTVTASSSSSPKRDDAPVGEEVVPSEGSVPAEAANNNGDSSSSAGDVAKDKTEMEQQPQQQEASEEETETVKGKDESKNREDDQNPSITSSAMTDEVLPEDKELQQKQQHQSAKKKRKSDEVLLPDSSGNGDQPTVPAATRRRGKYSKAVTDVHEKPAGEKSVSTQSVSEAREPSSVSRKAKRLRKEGPELDEATPANTDDSDKSSAEVAKVTKRDVSSEIKTSVAMDTAEATDNSNDLSAVEKQEATDGALAKHLKKNHEESVATQQEAAATTLLTSKATPTDLQVAEALINLPVVVKAPLPVSSSSTSSSSAVDEDVSSKAKVVAEEPAKEADTTASSSTQAVSVSVECAGQPTPNNTSSSSSNNNSSTAKSINPRKRHLQSMMLTTAEATNLPQSKKVAAVVEPPMTTGGIEKEITTVKVVLPPEEDPPSIPEKKKRNEVLTVGEEMASKESSPVSAEVEKLDINSMPIVMDEGELLVDGTSSIPAPAGAITVMKSVNGAGGGAAKPPLVAATSKDKRQTTVAMVKGGKASTEQIVITSKGTVLTTSTASVSVASKFPSSTKSSVTVTSAITLSSSCRVASSTPAPSVSSPPSSASSAAAPQLVPPKIIITKKPLPHAASTSTASSKAGSAEGSKAVGSKAHDRRVSGDGASSSVSSSSGSETITGKKSHRVLRLTPQKLKEFSRLGYIEERQGKGKMLTKSGMRQLYGKQQQLQQQQQQQQQQQQQQQQQQHISRKKPVPISTKIIKTTGGGGSDHAVAPDSNSSSARPTSLPEVASSGSNVVIAAAADSSVQESSTTVGRTASTDPSAVDMEEDEEMLEQQKVSSGEAGELPASTHVAPAGGAAILLEGSPSSSGAGAAEVILGSSELAVVGGGSVTEASSSSTGGSGSGTTATGEQESSQLIAVPAENFGGPPHLFYLCSVRDESLVPVNNELLYLDASNQLVALPEQHQQHPSQQQQHQGQQQQQQAAGTLTEEIINHAEVIIPTVGGSNGAEMGGDGTGEGGTTAIANATGAVGSDGAQEGFVFNTQDGQHIILDPQSLMALAASGDTPHLITADGQEIILQETAQEWLAALSAGQHAQQQQAGAVSTLVTPEGTQIIVAHENAGLIELQEHPVLLPTEIIQVNPNTTVETNAVLTKPPIMSTVEVPTKNGIESASRIGDRKLAAAVSPRMASGSTTPAAGASSTSSSSGKALTSTITAGSGSNLDETLAAVIGHVPSNPHVPTSLELPITVTNPVIAKTSTASSRLNATAPLFPLTTTAATVVSSFADAIPAAATVVLVSGADAPGTIDHVPHPRSPSPFAAASCPSPAAEGQEARKDNGAEQEELEKESEEASMMTVQQEEGNDDGDHADDGGGDASGKEKSACFDEDDIQIPSTPESAQNNDERQQQQYDDELMASDEEQREPNENHLLLANENSNCSEIIAIQPNVVVLDGDMLLNSPANEDDDADDDDGIDDDLMMENESEEDGVMTVQQQQQQQQQQQVVQDVVQGRSFDQRPPQQAHRARSRVPPAANGANGRPDNAVNLAEHHNSSSNNDSGIDTSMAAGGVAACEAAAASSSGEGTPTTVRRPIVER
- the LOC4577204 gene encoding mucin-2 isoform X2 — protein: MEEELSDGDIVWVKVSNSWWPGEVMGSSRLTEEFLSSLRKKPLAVVKFFQEDSYEYVKNPNFIFKYNCPRKHEFLRKGLEQYRAKMKHMEKFPADVMHAERATGGDPDIVNSTDYLPQKKERHSGAFQDGRSPTGKGKGLKEKPNTPAKLNTPPFSFGSGRKTIHEVRILAQPSSTPSDGEAGVSLPTDKMSPAVGAHSVQSSPSQVYHCYKCNNYSANRQNLIMLHIKHCRATYAIGSGGGGGAGGSVGTVSSANTSTPTAPARKASSEKMDESAEEVDPEPDIKPDRARRSLPVADKPLETPIRNVDVPAAVKSEPPSSEKRTRGGRKTTPTVQAPKQKKGRQNKPDQSSSVLDEGKQASAKVSEHEDTRASANVDVTVEDEKEENLHQNRGKGSGSVSHEESPTLHAVKNKTDVKLKNELLADWSEDEQEDDEGDKLAGGVENEEEKNPTKESRKDTPPKDVSPVRTTKASTRKQQKDTKQETKQQSLASKKTAKPEAKNETVAMAKKDAESVAVKETEKDPESPPESSTVVAATAPPVTAATAGGVTAAVVSTSSASSAAPIVSPHATIKYRNIPKKQKREFIEVTNDDVSMVQEKYAVPSREGSTASSSSTTGSNESCAGPSQSIVPPTAPAAERPISAKQLILNRATRGSSKSLSGDEITAASAPVPADHTTPSVSTDTNAAQEERKSHIDDSAKKTDVQQQETSCFDFNDDEDVHQQEKVSPASQTSLMTARFDRKRDQAAAAREKSTTVEPEPSEVDRDAQLSQEIDSLLGETNIPKLPEDLSDVMTAVSDKIDCNRTLPPKERGKRIFKTRNKTVTASSSSSPKRDDAPVGEEVVPSEGSVPAEAANNNGDSSSSAGDVAKDKTEMEQQPQQQEASEEETETVKGKDESKNREDDQNPSITSSAMTDEVLPEDKELQQKQQHQSAKKKRKSDEVLLPDSSGNGDQPTVPAATRRRGKYSKAVTDVHEKPAGEKSVSTQSVSEAREPSSVSRKAKRLRKEGPELDEATPANTDDSDKSSAEVAKVTKRDVSSEIKTSVAMDTAEATDNSNDLSAVEKQEATDGALAKHLKKNHEESVATQQEAAATTLLTSKATPTDLQVAEALINLPVVVKAPLPVSSSSTSSSSAVDEDVSSKAKVVAEEPAKEADTTASSSTQAVSVSVECAGQPTPNNTSSSSSNNNSSTAKSINPRKRHLQSMMLTTAEATNLPQSKKVAAVVEPPMTTGGIEKEITTVKVVLPPEEDPPSIPEKKKRNEVLTVGEEMASKESSPVSAEVEKLDINSMPIVMDEGELLVDGTSSIPAPAGAITVMKSVNGAGGGAAKPPLVAATSKDKRQTTVAMVKGGKASTEQIVITSKGTVLTTSTASVSVASKFPSSTKSSVTVTSAITLSSSCRVASSTPAPSVSSPPSSASSAAAPQLVPPKIIITKKPLPHAASTSTASSKAGSAEGSKAVGSKAHDRRVSGDGASSSVSSSSGSETITGKKSHRVLRLTPQKLKEFSRLGYIEERQGKGKMLTKSGMRQLYGKQQQLQQQQQQQQQQQQQQQQQQHISRKKPVPISTKIIKTTGGGGSDHAVAPDSNSSSARPTSLPEVASSGSNVVIAAAADSSVQESSTTVGRTASTDPSAVDMEEDEEMLEQQKVSSGEAGELPASTHVAPAGGAAILLEGSPSSSGAGAAEVILGSSELAVVGGGSVTEASSSSTGGSGSGTTATGEQESSQLIAVPAENFGGPPHLFYLCSVRDESLVPVNNELLYLDASNQLVALPEQHQQHPSQQQQHQGQQQQQQAAGTLTEEIINHAEVIIPTVGGSNGAEMGGDGTGEGGTTAIANATGAVGSDGAQEGFVFNTQDGQHIILDPQSLMALAASGDTPHLITADGQEIILQETAQEWLAALSAGQHAQQQQAGAVSTLVTPEGTQIIVAHENAGLIELQEHPVLLPTEIIQVNPNTTVETNAVLTKPPIMSTVEVPTKNGIESASRIGDRKLAAAVSPRMASGSTTPAAGASSTSSSSGKALTSTITAGSGSNLDETLAAVIGHVPSNPHVPTSLELPITVTNPVIAKTSTASSRLNATAPLFPLTTTAATVVSSFADAIPAAATVVLVSGADAPDSLIC